A genomic region of Luteibacter aegosomatissinici contains the following coding sequences:
- a CDS encoding DUF2188 domain-containing protein, with protein sequence MTHLYEVPYFPEDDLGWPVRVDGRIVARCDSRYEAVRTAVNRAAAEGGDASIGIEGADGVWRPFGSDAKRPSRVPPLPARRFSTAG encoded by the coding sequence ATGACCCACCTGTACGAGGTGCCCTATTTCCCCGAGGACGACCTGGGCTGGCCGGTCCGTGTGGATGGGCGGATCGTGGCCCGCTGCGACTCCCGCTATGAGGCCGTGCGCACGGCTGTGAACCGCGCGGCGGCCGAAGGGGGCGATGCCAGCATCGGGATAGAAGGGGCGGATGGGGTATGGCGACCGTTCGGCAGCGATGCAAAACGCCCCAGCCGGGTCCCTCCGCTGCCAGCACGGCGATTCTCGACCGCCGGCTGA
- a CDS encoding quinone-dependent dihydroorotate dehydrogenase yields the protein MYDLIRPLLFKLDAETAHGLTLYASDVAQRSGFSHLVNKPPADLPVTVFGITFPNPVGLAAGLDKNGEHLDGLAALGFGFVEIGTVTPRPQAGNDKPRMFRLPEHEAVINRLGFNNGGIDALVRNVEKASFRGVLGINIGKNKDTPNERATDDYLVCLERAYPLASYITVNISSPNTQGLRDLQEEDTLRRFIGTLRDAQERLAGQHGKRKPMLLKIAPDLTDAELDAIAEVLLASGIDGVICTNTTIDRDRVAGHRFANEMGGLSGKPVFEKSTAVLRGMAKRLGGRLPIVGVGGILDGDDAATKMEAGASLVQVYSGLVYRGPKLINEAVAEIRRRGILA from the coding sequence ATGTACGACCTGATCCGCCCCTTGCTGTTCAAGCTGGATGCCGAGACCGCCCACGGCCTCACGCTTTACGCCTCTGACGTGGCCCAACGCAGCGGCTTTTCCCACCTGGTGAACAAGCCGCCGGCCGATCTGCCGGTCACCGTGTTCGGCATCACGTTCCCCAACCCGGTAGGCCTTGCGGCCGGCCTGGACAAGAACGGCGAACACCTCGATGGCCTGGCCGCGCTGGGTTTCGGCTTCGTCGAGATCGGCACGGTCACGCCGCGCCCGCAGGCCGGCAATGACAAGCCGCGCATGTTCCGCCTGCCCGAGCACGAAGCCGTCATCAACCGGCTCGGCTTCAACAATGGCGGTATCGATGCGCTCGTACGCAACGTCGAGAAAGCCAGCTTCCGTGGCGTGCTCGGCATCAACATCGGAAAGAACAAGGACACGCCCAACGAGCGTGCCACCGACGATTACCTGGTGTGCCTGGAGCGGGCTTATCCGCTGGCAAGCTACATCACCGTGAACATCTCCTCGCCGAATACCCAGGGCCTGCGCGACCTGCAGGAAGAGGACACGCTGCGCCGCTTTATCGGCACGCTGCGCGATGCGCAGGAACGCCTTGCCGGCCAGCATGGCAAGCGCAAGCCGATGCTGCTGAAGATCGCCCCCGACCTGACCGATGCCGAACTCGACGCCATCGCCGAAGTGCTTCTTGCATCAGGCATCGATGGCGTCATCTGCACCAACACCACGATTGATCGCGATCGCGTGGCGGGCCACCGCTTTGCGAATGAAATGGGTGGCCTGTCCGGCAAGCCGGTCTTCGAGAAATCGACCGCGGTGCTGCGTGGCATGGCAAAACGCCTGGGTGGCCGCCTCCCTATTGTTGGCGTGGGCGGCATCCTGGATGGCGACGACGCCGCCACCAAGATGGAGGCCGGTGCATCGCTGGTGCAGGTGTACTCCGGCCTCGTATACCGTGGCCCCAAACTGATCAACGAAGCGGTTGCGGAAATCCGCCGCCGTGGGATCCTCGCATGA
- a CDS encoding nucleotide sugar dehydrogenase, which yields MNNVRIAVVGLGYVGLPLAVEFGKILPTQGYDIDARRIAALREGHDHTQETSADDIRAATHLRMTAEIGDIVDANVYIVTVPTPVDEHKRPDFGPLVRASEAIGTVLRRGDTVIYESTVYPGATEEICVPALERTSGLVFNQDFHVGYSPERINPGDRERRLVTIPKITSGSTPETADFVDELYRLIIRAGTHKAPSLKVAEAAKVIENTQRDANIALINEFALIFHRLGIDTTDVLAAAGTKWNFLPFKPGLVGGHCIGVDPYYLIQKAQAVGYFPDILLACRRINDAMGSHVASEVIKLMIGKGHAIRDSRILVLGLTFKENCPDLRNTRVVDLVREFEGYSARVDVYDPWANADECMAEYGLPVLAEAPGAGEYDAIVVAVAHDEFRQMGGPGIRALANGRAVVYDIKGILPKEAVDGRL from the coding sequence ATGAACAACGTTAGGATCGCCGTCGTGGGCCTGGGCTATGTCGGCCTGCCGCTGGCGGTGGAATTCGGCAAGATCCTGCCGACCCAGGGCTACGATATCGACGCCCGCCGGATTGCGGCCCTTCGCGAAGGGCACGATCACACTCAGGAAACGTCGGCCGACGATATCCGCGCGGCGACGCATTTGCGGATGACGGCGGAGATCGGCGACATCGTCGACGCCAATGTATACATCGTGACCGTGCCTACGCCCGTCGATGAACATAAGCGGCCTGATTTCGGGCCGCTGGTACGGGCAAGCGAGGCGATCGGTACCGTGCTGCGCCGTGGCGACACCGTCATCTATGAATCGACGGTATACCCCGGTGCCACTGAGGAAATCTGCGTGCCCGCGCTGGAGCGCACCTCCGGGCTGGTGTTCAACCAGGATTTCCACGTGGGCTACAGCCCTGAGCGCATCAATCCGGGCGATCGCGAGCGCCGCCTTGTCACCATCCCCAAGATCACCTCGGGCTCTACCCCCGAAACGGCGGATTTCGTCGATGAGCTATACCGGCTGATCATCCGCGCGGGGACACATAAGGCGCCCTCATTGAAGGTTGCGGAAGCCGCCAAAGTCATCGAGAACACCCAGCGCGATGCCAACATCGCGCTCATCAACGAGTTCGCGCTCATCTTCCACCGGCTGGGGATCGATACCACGGACGTGCTGGCCGCCGCCGGTACCAAATGGAACTTCCTGCCGTTCAAGCCGGGGCTGGTGGGCGGCCATTGCATCGGCGTGGATCCGTACTACCTGATCCAGAAAGCCCAGGCCGTCGGGTATTTCCCCGATATTCTCCTGGCCTGCCGGCGCATCAACGATGCCATGGGCAGCCACGTGGCCAGTGAGGTCATCAAGTTGATGATCGGAAAGGGGCATGCCATCCGGGATAGCCGGATCCTCGTCCTGGGGCTTACGTTCAAGGAGAACTGCCCGGACCTGCGCAATACGCGGGTGGTCGACCTGGTGCGTGAGTTCGAGGGCTACAGCGCCCGGGTGGATGTCTACGATCCCTGGGCGAACGCCGACGAGTGCATGGCCGAGTACGGCCTGCCTGTACTGGCGGAAGCCCCGGGTGCGGGTGAGTACGATGCCATCGTCGTGGCCGTGGCGCATGACGAGTTCCGGCAGATGGGCGGCCCTGGCATTCGGGCGCTGGCCAATGGCCGGGCTGTCGTCTATGACATCAAAGGCATATTACCTAAGGAAGCCGTCGACGGACGGCTGTGA
- the murB gene encoding UDP-N-acetylmuramate dehydrogenase produces the protein MGGFTLTSHAPLGSRNTLRVDARANLLAEVRDPLKIPEILAFPAVKGGKVLVLGEGSNMLIKGDVDGTVLAMANAGVETFQRDDRVLIRVAAGERWDDFVRWSLGQGYAGLENLILIPGTVGAAPIQNIGAYGVEVAEFVDTVEAYDTHAGEFVVLDKAACAFSYRDSSFKQQAGRWIVVAVTFALPRERPLSLDYAGIREEVEKMGITRPTPYHVAEAVVRLRSRKLPDPAVIGNAGSFFKNPVIGQAQADALALAHPGLPVWPHAGGTAKISAGWLIEAAGFKGERDGDAGMSNRHALVLVNHGKATGPQLWAFAQKVIAGVQARFGITLEPEPLVI, from the coding sequence ATGGGCGGCTTCACCCTCACCTCCCACGCGCCCCTCGGCAGCCGCAATACGCTACGCGTGGATGCGCGTGCCAACCTGCTGGCCGAAGTACGCGATCCGCTGAAAATCCCGGAGATCCTCGCTTTCCCCGCCGTCAAAGGCGGCAAGGTGCTGGTGCTTGGGGAGGGCAGCAACATGCTGATCAAGGGCGACGTCGATGGCACCGTGCTAGCCATGGCCAATGCAGGCGTCGAAACGTTCCAGCGCGACGACCGGGTGCTGATCCGGGTCGCCGCGGGCGAACGCTGGGATGATTTCGTGCGCTGGTCGCTGGGCCAGGGCTACGCCGGGCTCGAGAACCTCATCCTGATTCCCGGCACCGTGGGCGCCGCCCCGATCCAGAACATCGGTGCGTACGGCGTGGAAGTAGCCGAGTTTGTCGACACCGTGGAAGCCTACGACACGCACGCCGGCGAATTCGTGGTGCTGGACAAGGCCGCGTGTGCTTTCTCGTACCGTGACTCCAGCTTCAAGCAACAGGCCGGCCGCTGGATCGTCGTCGCGGTGACCTTTGCCCTGCCCCGCGAACGCCCGTTATCGCTCGACTATGCAGGCATCCGCGAAGAAGTGGAGAAGATGGGGATCACCCGGCCCACCCCGTACCACGTTGCCGAAGCGGTCGTGCGCCTGCGTTCGCGCAAGCTGCCCGATCCGGCCGTGATCGGTAATGCGGGCAGCTTCTTCAAGAATCCGGTGATCGGCCAGGCCCAGGCGGATGCCCTCGCGCTGGCCCATCCCGGCCTGCCGGTGTGGCCGCATGCCGGGGGCACCGCCAAGATCTCGGCGGGCTGGTTGATCGAAGCCGCCGGCTTCAAGGGCGAGCGCGATGGCGACGCCGGCATGTCCAACCGGCACGCGCTGGTGCTGGTGAACCATGGGAAAGCCACCGGCCCCCAACTGTGGGCGTTTGCCCAGAAAGTCATTGCGGGCGTGCAGGCCCGCTTCGGCATTACGCTCGAACCTGAACCACTGGTCATCTGA
- a CDS encoding class I SAM-dependent methyltransferase — protein sequence MADLRSTERFSDRVEDYVRYRPDYPRALVDWLHGLGVKHDWAVADVGAGTGISSKLFLDAGHRVTAVEPNAAMRAAATQWLGAEGRFHAVDGTAEATGLADGSTDVVIAAQAFHWFDQARVRKEFARILSPRGLVAIFWNTRRLVGTPFLEGYERLLHEYGVDYVSVAERYADDDAMARWFGHGYRGMASFPHGQKLDYDALQGRLMSSSYAPKPGHPNHEPMLAALRSLFNATQDDGTVDFDYDTRVFAGRPDA from the coding sequence ATGGCCGACCTGCGCTCCACGGAACGATTCTCCGACCGCGTCGAGGACTATGTCCGCTACCGGCCGGATTACCCGAGGGCGCTGGTCGACTGGCTGCACGGCCTGGGCGTCAAGCACGACTGGGCCGTCGCTGACGTGGGCGCGGGCACCGGCATCTCGAGCAAGCTGTTCCTTGATGCCGGCCACCGCGTCACCGCCGTGGAACCTAACGCCGCCATGCGCGCCGCCGCCACGCAGTGGCTGGGCGCCGAGGGCCGTTTCCACGCCGTGGATGGCACCGCCGAAGCCACCGGCCTGGCGGATGGTTCCACCGACGTGGTAATCGCCGCGCAAGCCTTCCACTGGTTCGACCAGGCCAGGGTGCGCAAGGAATTCGCCCGCATCCTCTCCCCACGGGGACTGGTCGCCATTTTCTGGAATACGCGGCGCCTGGTGGGGACACCCTTCCTCGAAGGCTACGAACGCCTGCTGCACGAGTACGGCGTGGATTACGTCAGCGTGGCCGAGCGCTATGCCGATGATGACGCCATGGCCCGCTGGTTTGGCCATGGCTACCGCGGCATGGCGTCGTTTCCCCATGGCCAGAAGCTCGATTACGACGCGCTGCAGGGCCGGCTCATGTCGTCCTCGTATGCGCCCAAACCGGGGCACCCCAACCACGAGCCGATGCTGGCCGCCCTGCGCTCGCTCTTCAACGCGACGCAGGACGACGGCACGGTCGATTTCGATTACGACACCCGCGTATTCGCGGGCCGCCCGGACGCCTGA
- the amaB gene encoding L-piperidine-6-carboxylate dehydrogenase — MSAKILQALGLNATESGTYLGRGEWAATTDAGTLSPTNPATGEVIATVNASSAADYETIVQRAQEAFAVWRTTPAPRRGEAVRLCGEALRKHKDALGSLVALEMGKIKPEGDGEVQEMIDIADFAVGQSRMLYGYTMHSERPGHRMYEQWHPVGLVGIVSAFNFPVAVWAWNAFLAAICGDICLWKPSPKTPLSAIATMKICNEALKEAGFPDIFFLFNDAGTALAETFVDDKRIPLISFTGSTKVGRMVGERVSRRMGRSLLELGGNNAIVLDKSADLKLAIPAIVFGAVGTAGQRCTTTRRLIVHSSIHDAVVDTLVKAYGQVEQKIGDPTLATTLMGPLNSPEAVQAFVAAVDKAKAAGGNVRTGGKALADRKGNFVLPTIVTGLKNTDDVVQTETFAPILYVMPFDTLDEAIAMQNAVPQGLSSAIFTQDLKAAEQYLSAAGSDCGIANVNIGTSGAEIGGAFGGEKETGGGRESGSDAWKVYMRRQTNTINYSDALPLAQGIKFEF, encoded by the coding sequence ATGTCCGCCAAGATCCTCCAAGCGCTCGGCCTCAACGCCACCGAGTCCGGCACCTACCTCGGCCGCGGCGAGTGGGCCGCCACGACCGATGCCGGCACGCTGTCGCCGACCAACCCGGCCACGGGCGAGGTCATTGCCACGGTGAACGCCTCGAGCGCGGCGGACTACGAGACGATCGTGCAGCGCGCCCAGGAAGCGTTCGCCGTGTGGCGCACCACCCCGGCACCGCGGCGTGGTGAGGCAGTGCGCCTGTGTGGCGAAGCCCTGCGCAAGCACAAGGATGCACTGGGCTCCCTGGTCGCCCTGGAAATGGGCAAGATCAAGCCCGAGGGCGATGGCGAAGTGCAGGAGATGATCGACATCGCCGACTTTGCCGTCGGCCAGAGCCGCATGCTCTACGGCTACACCATGCACTCGGAACGCCCGGGCCACCGCATGTACGAACAGTGGCACCCGGTGGGCCTGGTCGGCATCGTCAGTGCGTTCAACTTCCCGGTGGCGGTCTGGGCCTGGAACGCGTTCCTGGCCGCGATCTGCGGCGATATCTGCCTGTGGAAGCCGTCGCCGAAGACCCCGCTCTCGGCCATCGCCACCATGAAGATCTGCAACGAGGCGCTGAAAGAAGCCGGTTTCCCGGACATTTTCTTCCTCTTCAACGACGCCGGCACGGCGCTGGCCGAGACGTTCGTTGACGACAAGCGCATCCCGCTGATCAGCTTCACCGGCTCCACCAAGGTGGGCCGCATGGTCGGCGAGCGCGTGTCGCGCCGCATGGGCCGCAGCCTGCTGGAGCTGGGCGGCAACAACGCCATCGTGCTCGACAAGTCGGCCGACCTGAAGCTCGCAATCCCCGCCATCGTGTTCGGCGCCGTCGGCACCGCCGGCCAGCGTTGCACCACCACGCGCCGCCTGATCGTGCACTCGTCGATCCACGATGCCGTGGTCGATACGCTGGTGAAGGCCTACGGCCAGGTGGAACAGAAGATCGGCGATCCCACCCTGGCGACGACCTTGATGGGCCCGCTGAACAGCCCCGAGGCCGTGCAGGCCTTCGTGGCCGCGGTCGACAAGGCCAAGGCGGCCGGTGGCAACGTCCGCACCGGCGGCAAGGCCCTGGCCGATCGCAAGGGCAACTTCGTGCTGCCGACCATCGTCACCGGCCTGAAGAACACCGATGACGTGGTCCAGACCGAGACCTTCGCCCCCATCCTGTACGTGATGCCGTTCGATACGCTGGACGAGGCCATCGCCATGCAGAATGCCGTGCCGCAAGGCCTGTCCTCGGCTATCTTCACCCAGGACCTGAAGGCGGCCGAGCAGTATCTCTCCGCGGCGGGTTCGGATTGCGGCATTGCCAACGTCAACATCGGCACCTCCGGCGCGGAAATCGGCGGCGCCTTCGGTGGCGAGAAGGAAACCGGTGGTGGTCGCGAGTCCGGCTCCGATGCCTGGAAGGTGTACATGCGCCGCCAGACCAACACCATCAATTACTCCGACGCACTGCCGCTGGCCCAGGGCATCAAGTTCGAGTTCTAA